In one Streptomyces sp. NBC_01288 genomic region, the following are encoded:
- a CDS encoding ATP-dependent DNA ligase: MDLPVMPPVKPMLAKSVARIPPGMHYEAKWDGFRAIVFRDGAEVELGSRTGKPLTRYFPELVEALTERVPERCVLDGEIVIARDGRLDFDALSERIHPAESRVRTLAERTPASFVAFDLLALADESLLDVPLGDRRALLERALSGVTAPVHLAPATTDIEVAQRWFEQYEGAGLDGVVAKSLDLRYRQDERAMFKIKHERTADAVVAGYRLHKSGPVVGSLLLGLYDGQGALQHVGVSAAFTMKRRAELIEELAPLRMDDPTGHPWAAWAEEAAHESARLPGAPSRWSGKKDLSWVPLRPERVAEVAYDHMENGARFRHTARFRRWRPDRTPESCTYAQLEEPVRYDLAEILGPPD; encoded by the coding sequence ATGGATCTGCCGGTGATGCCGCCCGTAAAGCCCATGCTCGCCAAGTCGGTGGCGAGGATTCCGCCGGGCATGCACTACGAGGCGAAGTGGGACGGCTTCCGGGCGATCGTGTTCCGGGACGGGGCCGAGGTCGAGCTGGGCAGCCGTACCGGAAAGCCGCTGACCAGGTACTTTCCCGAACTGGTCGAGGCGCTGACGGAGCGCGTGCCGGAGCGGTGCGTCCTGGACGGCGAGATCGTGATCGCCCGGGACGGGCGGCTGGACTTCGACGCGCTGAGCGAGCGCATCCACCCTGCCGAGTCGCGGGTGCGGACGCTGGCCGAGCGGACCCCGGCCTCCTTCGTCGCCTTCGACCTGCTGGCCCTGGCCGACGAGTCGCTGCTCGACGTGCCGCTCGGCGACCGCCGGGCGCTCCTCGAACGCGCGCTGTCCGGCGTGACCGCGCCCGTGCACCTGGCGCCCGCGACCACCGACATCGAGGTGGCGCAACGGTGGTTCGAACAGTACGAGGGCGCCGGGCTCGACGGTGTCGTGGCGAAATCGCTCGACCTGCGCTACCGCCAGGACGAGCGCGCGATGTTCAAGATCAAGCACGAACGGACCGCGGACGCCGTCGTCGCGGGCTACCGCCTCCACAAGAGCGGCCCCGTCGTGGGCTCGCTCCTTCTCGGCCTCTACGACGGTCAGGGCGCCCTGCAACACGTGGGGGTGTCCGCCGCCTTCACCATGAAGCGGCGCGCCGAGCTCATCGAGGAACTCGCGCCGCTGCGCATGGACGACCCGACCGGGCATCCCTGGGCGGCCTGGGCGGAGGAGGCCGCGCACGAATCCGCCCGGTTGCCGGGCGCCCCGAGCCGCTGGTCCGGCAAGAAGGACCTCTCCTGGGTGCCGCTCAGACCGGAGCGGGTGGCCGAGGTGGCGTACGACCACATGGAGAACGGCGCGCGCTTCCGGCACACGGCGCGTTTCCGCCGCTGGCGCCCCGACCGCACGCCCGAGAGCTGCACGTACGCACAACTGGAGGAACCGGTCCGTTATGACCTGGCCGAGATCCTCGGTCCGCCGGACTGA